CTTGTTGGAGCGTGACTTCAGCAGCCGATCGAAAAGACCCATTGCAACCATCCAGATCGTTGAGTGAATTTAGCGGCCTTTAAGGTCAATACCGTGAGTATCAGTGCCGCAAGTACGCAAAAGGCCAAGGTTTTTTAACTGTTGATCGATCGATTCACAGATCAATGGCGTGGGTGACCAGCGTTGTTGCATGTCGTAGTCGTACCAGGCTTCACCACCATCGAAACCGAGCTCAGCGGCTGCATCGATTAAGACCGAGAACCCCAACCTGTACCGACCTGGATGGGCAAGGATTGCGATCCCGCCGGCTTCATGAATCGCTTTACGAACCTCGCCTGCCCTCAGAGGTGCACCAACCGCAGCATCGCCGCTGGAGTAAGGCAACAAAGCGGTATGTCCTGGCGTAAAGCCCAGAGCTAGGACGTGAACCAAACAACCGCGCAGGATGCAACTGATTTCCATCCCACTCCAAAGCGTTGGAGTGTTCACGCCCTGATCGCGAGCACGCTCAAGCCAACGAACCATCGGACCATAGGCGGCGATCGAATGGTGATCGGTGACGGCAATGTGACTCAGCTTGCGCGCATTGGCTTGTTCAATCAGTGCAACCGGTTCCAGGCTTCCGTCACTGCAGACGGTATGGCAATGAAAATTGAGTAAACCTGGACAGCTCTCAGGCCCAACCGTGTTCAGAACAGCCCGCAGTGGGTGCTGGTCATGCGTCACTGGCTGACTCCTGCGCGAGCGCTGCTTCGCGGAGACGTCGCCAGCGGGCATAAAACTGAATGGTGCCGGCCATAAACACCACGAGTCCAACGGTTAACCAGGTTGCTGCTCCTGTTGGAAATTGGGTTTTGAAGACCACCAGCATCACCACGAGAACAAGCAACAGGGTTGGAAGTTCGTTGAGAGCACGGAGTTGCCTGCCGCTCCACTGGCAAACCCCAGCTTGCAGTTGTCCCATCAGTCGATAACAGAACACGTGATAGGCCAGCAACAGAGCCACAAAGCCGAGCTTTGCGTGCATCCAGCCTTGCTGCAGCCAGGATGGTTGTGTGATCAATAGACCTGCCGCCATTGTCACGGTGAGGATCAGGCCAGGTGTGGTGATGATGTTGGCCAGCCGCCTTTCCATCACTGCGTACTGCGCTTTGAAGGCTTCGCGAACAGGCGACTCCTCCTCGTCCGCTTCAACGTGATAGATGAACAGTCGAACGAGATAAAAGAGACCCGCGAACCAGACCACCACGCCAACGATGTGAAGGGTCTTGAACCACAGGTAAGCCTCAGGAGGAAGCGTCAGTGTCATGACCCCATCAATCTCTCCTCAACAATAGAAAGCCGCTAGCTGAGCGAGTCAAGAAACTGTTGCGCCTTGGAGTAATGCGTTTCCATTACCTCGGCTGCCATGCGATCGAGATTTCGAGTCATCATCGCCAATCTTGGTTGTGAACGAAAAAAGTCTCCATGACGATGAATAAAACTCCAGAACAAGCCATCCCATATCTCACACCACTCTCCGGGTTTGTAGTCAGACATTTTGCGAACGTAATTGGAGCCTGATATATAAGGTTTGCTCGTAAAGATTCCACCGTCTGCAAACTGACTCATCCCATAAACATTAGGAACCATGACCCAATCGTAAGCATCCACGAACAATTCCATAAACCAAGTATAGATACGATTGGGATGGAAACCACAAAGAAGCATCGGGTTTCCCAGCAGCATCAGGCGCTCAATGTGATGACAATATCCAGTGTTCAAAGCACGTTTGATTGCATCATCAATCGGTGGAATTCCCGTGGTCCCTTGGTAAAATGCGTCTGGGATGGGGCGATCTTCAAAGTTCCAAAAATTGCTATTGCGCATCGTTACTCCATGGCGCAGATACATCGCAGCCATGAATTCACGCCAACCAATGATTTGCCTTAGAAAACCCTCCAGAGAATTCAGTGGGATCTCACTAGATTCTGCAACGTCGAGCGTTTGGGTGAGAATCTGCTGGGGAGTAAGAAGCCCGAGGTTGAGCATCGGCGTCAAGACGCTATGCCACATCACACGGTGTTTGGAGCTGATGGCATCTTCATAGGTGCCGAAACCAGCCAGTCTTTGTTCCAAAAAGGTGTCAAGCCATTGTTTTGCTGATCGGTGATCAATAGGGAAATCAATTGATGGTTCTTCAGGAACCGTGATTCCTTTGGGAAGTTTTTTACGGTTATCGGCGTCATAACTCCAGCGGCCACCCACAGGAGCTCCCTGATCATCGATCAAAACTCCTAAGCGCTTGCGCTGCATTTGATAGAAATTGGCCATCATTGGTTTGCGTCGGCCGCTGAAATATTTATCCATCACTTCGGTTGGTGTCAGCAACATCGGAGTGGGTAGAAGATTGAGAATGCAATGGCGCCGTTCCAATGTCTTTTTGACTCTTTTATTCAACAAATCATCGATTGGATCGACCATGTAAAATGTTTGATATCCAGAATCAATTAGTTGGTTGAGAAGATCTGATGTTTGCTGATTCTGATTGGGTGTGAGTATGCAAACGCTAAAACCTTTGGACGCAAGATCCTTTTGGTAGGCAAGCATCGTTTGTTGATGCAACTTGAGCTTGCGTGGGTGGATGGTGAGCGGCCATTGAGGATCACCTCCGAGGATCAAGGCATCTGCAATCAAGGCAATGCTGCGGTTGTCACAAATACCTGGATGGTGTTCGAAAAGCTGATGGGGAAAAACAAGTGTGATTTCCATAACGTCTTATCCGGTTTCTCCCGCTAGTCGGCAGGCACGCCGTCCCAGCGCTGTGGCTGGGATGCGATCCACCAGCCCTCCTCGTGGGCTGAGCTGCTGGTTTCGGCAGTCCATCACGACACGCTCCCGATGCCCTTGTTGATCTTCCAAGCGCATCCGCAGTTGCCAGTGATTTTTGGCGCTGCGGGTGATCTCATCGGCGCACACCACACCTGTGCATAGGCCCGGTGCCGCCAAGGCTCGATCAGGATTTATCAGACAGATGGAGAATGCGATCAACACAGTGCAGAACAGGTTCGTGGCGTGAAAGCAGCGTTTCATTCCGTGTCCTCACCTGCCATCCCCACGTTGTCCTCATCCAGTTCCTGCGGATGAAAATAGGTGCGGATCTGTTTCGCCAGAGAGAGTCCAACCCCTGGGGCTTGATGAATTTGCTCCACGCTCGCCAGCTGAATGGCGTCAATCGACTGAAAGTGAGCCAATAGATCACGCACCCGTTTCGGCCCTAGCCCAGGAATGTCAGATAGTCGTGAGCGCTTCATCCGCTGGCCACGCTGCTGTCGATGGAAGGTCACTGCGAAGCGATGCGCCTCGTCGCGCAAACGTCGCAACAACGTCACTCCGAGTTGATCCGGTTCGCTCTCGAGGGGCTGCTTTGCTTCTGGGAGGAAAATCTCTTCGCGTTGTTTGGCCAAGGAACAAACCACTAGGTCCTCATGCAAATCCAACTCGCGTAAGGCCTCCATCACTGCGGACAACTGCCCCTTACCACCATCAATCATCACGACATCGGGCCAATCGTGGAGTCCATTCATGTTCAGGCTGCTATTGGATTGACGACGGACCTCATCCAGGTCAGCACCTTCAGCTTTAACGCGGGCCCATTTTCGAAAGCGCCTGCGCATGATTTCTGCCATGGCCATGAAGTCATCGCTGTGGCCGGCCTGAATACTGCTGCTTTGGATTTTGTATCGGCGGTAATGCTGCTTGGCAGGAAGTCCGTCAATAAAGACCACCTGAGAGGCCACAGCATCACTGCCCTGAATATGACTGATGTCATAACCCTCAATTCGTCTTGGAGGTGTGGCTAACTCAAGAAGTTGAGCGAGATCCTCATTCGCTAAGGCTTGCTGCTCCTGACTCTGACGAGCCCTGCCCAGTTCAAATTCAGCGTTACGCATCACCAAATCAATCAGGTCTGCTTTTTGGCGTCGTTGGGGATGCAACACCTGAACTTTGCGCTCTCTTTGCTCGCTCAGCCATTCAGTAATCAAGCTCTGTTGAGGTAGCTCATGCTGCACCAAAACTTCTGGAGGAATCTCAACAGCATCAACCTGGCTGTAGTGCTCTTCAATGACGCGCTGAAGAATGATTCCTGCCTCTAGATTTGTTGCATCTGCGGCGAAACCAAGTCTCCCCACAAGTTTTCCAGCACGCATCTGGAACAACTGAATGGCTGCAAAATGATCGTCTTGGGCAACAGCCAGAACATCTCTACTCACTGATGCATTAGGCAAGCTCATTTTTTGGTCAGCTGTTAATTGATCAATACCCTGAAGTTGATCGCGTATTCGTGCTGCAGATTCAAAATCAAGCCTCTCGGCGTAACGTTCCATTTGCTGGTTCAGGAGTTTCCTGAGTTCATCACTTCGACCCTGAAACACCATCGCAACTTTGCGTAATATTTGGTGATAATCCTCAGAGCTCACCTTCTCTTGACAAACTCCTGGACAACGGCCAATCGAATAATTAAGGCAGGTTCGATTGGGATAAAGTGGTCGTGGACGTTGGCGTAGTGGAAAAACACGTTTTACAAGAAACAGGGTCCTTCTCAGTAAGCCCACATCCACATAAGGTCCATAAAACCGATCAAGTGGGCTTCTAAACCTTCGACGTCTAGTAATGAAAATTCGGGGGTAGGCTTCGCTCCAGGTAATGCAGAGATAGGGATATTTTTTGTCGTCTTTCAGCAACACATTAAAATGTGGTTGCTGGTTTTTGATCAGATTCGATTCCAGAGCGAGCGCTTCAG
The window above is part of the Synechococcus sp. WH 8020 genome. Proteins encoded here:
- a CDS encoding PHP domain-containing protein → MPAGDVSAKQRSRRSQPVTHDQHPLRAVLNTVGPESCPGLLNFHCHTVCSDGSLEPVALIEQANARKLSHIAVTDHHSIAAYGPMVRWLERARDQGVNTPTLWSGMEISCILRGCLVHVLALGFTPGHTALLPYSSGDAAVGAPLRAGEVRKAIHEAGGIAILAHPGRYRLGFSVLIDAAAELGFDGGEAWYDYDMQQRWSPTPLICESIDQQLKNLGLLRTCGTDTHGIDLKGR
- the hemJ gene encoding protoporphyrinogen oxidase HemJ, with product MTLPPEAYLWFKTLHIVGVVVWFAGLFYLVRLFIYHVEADEEESPVREAFKAQYAVMERRLANIITTPGLILTVTMAAGLLITQPSWLQQGWMHAKLGFVALLLAYHVFCYRLMGQLQAGVCQWSGRQLRALNELPTLLLVLVVMLVVFKTQFPTGAATWLTVGLVVFMAGTIQFYARWRRLREAALAQESASDA
- a CDS encoding cryptochrome/photolyase family protein, producing the protein MEITLVFPHQLFEHHPGICDNRSIALIADALILGGDPQWPLTIHPRKLKLHQQTMLAYQKDLASKGFSVCILTPNQNQQTSDLLNQLIDSGYQTFYMVDPIDDLLNKRVKKTLERRHCILNLLPTPMLLTPTEVMDKYFSGRRKPMMANFYQMQRKRLGVLIDDQGAPVGGRWSYDADNRKKLPKGITVPEEPSIDFPIDHRSAKQWLDTFLEQRLAGFGTYEDAISSKHRVMWHSVLTPMLNLGLLTPQQILTQTLDVAESSEIPLNSLEGFLRQIIGWREFMAAMYLRHGVTMRNSNFWNFEDRPIPDAFYQGTTGIPPIDDAIKRALNTGYCHHIERLMLLGNPMLLCGFHPNRIYTWFMELFVDAYDWVMVPNVYGMSQFADGGIFTSKPYISGSNYVRKMSDYKPGEWCEIWDGLFWSFIHRHGDFFRSQPRLAMMTRNLDRMAAEVMETHYSKAQQFLDSLS
- the uvrC gene encoding excinuclease ABC subunit UvrC, with protein sequence MQRPLLEQPERLEQRLKEIPPEPGCYLMRDADDRLLYVGKSKTLRSRVRSYFRSSHDLSPRIRLMVRQICEIEFIVTDSEAEALALESNLIKNQQPHFNVLLKDDKKYPYLCITWSEAYPRIFITRRRRFRSPLDRFYGPYVDVGLLRRTLFLVKRVFPLRQRPRPLYPNRTCLNYSIGRCPGVCQEKVSSEDYHQILRKVAMVFQGRSDELRKLLNQQMERYAERLDFESAARIRDQLQGIDQLTADQKMSLPNASVSRDVLAVAQDDHFAAIQLFQMRAGKLVGRLGFAADATNLEAGIILQRVIEEHYSQVDAVEIPPEVLVQHELPQQSLITEWLSEQRERKVQVLHPQRRQKADLIDLVMRNAEFELGRARQSQEQQALANEDLAQLLELATPPRRIEGYDISHIQGSDAVASQVVFIDGLPAKQHYRRYKIQSSSIQAGHSDDFMAMAEIMRRRFRKWARVKAEGADLDEVRRQSNSSLNMNGLHDWPDVVMIDGGKGQLSAVMEALRELDLHEDLVVCSLAKQREEIFLPEAKQPLESEPDQLGVTLLRRLRDEAHRFAVTFHRQQRGQRMKRSRLSDIPGLGPKRVRDLLAHFQSIDAIQLASVEQIHQAPGVGLSLAKQIRTYFHPQELDEDNVGMAGEDTE